ATTTTCACAGCACGAATTGCTCTATAACCTAAACATTAATGTTGGTGCCTTTGTTTACTATGCATGTCCAATGCTTTTCGATCGTACGGAATTATACAATACGGACCCGGATCTTGAGTTGATGCGCTTGGCGGATGTGACGAGTTGCCCTGGACCATATTCTGACAATGACTCCCATTTCATTTATTTTAACGACACAGATGCAACTCCAATTTGGTGCAGCGAACCGGTTGAAGGCAAGGCGGTTTCACCAAAACAAATGGTTGTAACAATCGGTCAGCAGTTACAAGTAGTCGCGGAGTCCGATGAGGACATGAGGCTGTGGGATAAACTCTTTTCACCAATTGAATTATCAAAAGGTGAGGAAAAGACTCGGCCTCTTGATGTCGTCCATGAAACTTTGACGATCTTGGAGTTTTTGAATGAAGAGCAAACCTAATAAGACCGTAACCGGCTTGCGTTATAGCTTTGGAGCATGGTTCAGATGAAGGATGATCTATACGTGACGTGGATTGGCAAGGCTCTACTCTCGTATCAAATGCTTGAGGAGGCTCTCAAGCTATGTATTGGTGTTTCCTATGAGATAATATGTTCCTCAAATCCATCGGAGGTAGACTTCAAGTTTTCGTACAGCAGTATAAACGATGCTCCACTAGGGAGTCTAATTAGAATGTTTTCGAATGTTTCAAAGAACGAAACATTGGTAAGCGATCTTAAATCAAAAGATGTTATCAGATGGCGAAACTTTTGCGCACACAACGCATTCATGCATGAGTTCATGAACCGAACTTCTCAGAGTTCTTTCAGTCAACATTCATCCGAAGAGATAAAAAGGGTCGCGCTACACACTGGAGAATTAGTTCTAAAAGTTGGTGAAGAACTTAAAAAGCTACAAGACCTTCATACGAGAATTCATAGTGATCGTCCCAAGCTCTAATAATGCCGTTTGTGAGCAAGTTTTTAGTGTGCATTCTGTGCTTCTAAAGTTGCCATAGAGTGCAGTGTCATAATGATGAAATAGGAGAAAAGTGCATGGAAAATCTAATTACCTTCCTCAATCAAAATTCCGGTGCGCTAACAGTAGTTTTTACAGGAGTTGTCACTTTGGCAACGGTTGCTTACGCTGTACTTACAGCTATATTGGTTATTGAGACCAGAAAACTTCGGCAAGTACAAACTGAACCCCGTATAGAAATTAGAGTTGACGCTCTTGACTTTGCGATGAACATAGTCCGATTGTGTGTAAGAAATATCGGTGATGGACCAGCGAAGAACGTTAAATTCGAACCTTTAGTGATTAATGGTGGTAAGGTTGCTAAAAGCCTTTTGGAAGAATTTCTCTCGCCGAATTTCTTTAAGACAGGTCTTAAGTATTTTGGTCCAGGTCAATTCCAGTTTTCTGGGTACACACAGACAAACAAAAACTTCGAGGCTAAGGCTATCTGTGTTCTGTGTTTCAAAGTGACGTATGAGAGTGTTACAGGAAAGAAGTATGAAGAAGATATTGTTGTTGATATGGCGGAGTTACGTGGTCGTTACCAGCTTGGTAAGCCAAACCTTTACGTTATAGCGAGAAGTATGGAGGAAATTCAGAAAGACTTTCATAATATCTCGACAGAATTTAAGCGAATCAAAGTGGATAGAATATGATAGCTAAGATCGTGAGAAAGAAAAGAAGGAATGTGAAAATTGTATGCGCGAGGCAGATAATATACCTATTTCAAAGTGGGTGAATTTTCACCCCATTTATTTGATATTAAAAAAGAGTGATTTTCGTTACAAAAAGTAAAAAATTTGGTATAATTATATGTTTTAAATAGTAAGGAGAATTGCTATGAGAGTTTTGGCTGTATTTATTTTATTATTTGTTTTCGTTTCGGCAGGTGCTTATTCAAAAGAGTTTTTTGTTGGAAGGAATGGTGAAGTGAGGGTTAAAAATTTTGATGCAAAAGTTACCCAAGATTCCAGGAGCAAAATATTTCATTTATCTGCAGAAGTTGATGGAGGAAACAAGTGTTCAAAAGGCCAGTTGTTTATCGTTTATAGCCTTAATAAAAATACATCTATAGGAAGTATGACAATACCTTTTAAAGACTATGATGGTTATTTTATGAAAGTAAAGGATTACAGAAGATACAGCAAAAAAGTAAATATAAAGGATTATTATATTTCAAGTGTTCAGTTTGCATGTTTTATAAAATAGTGGCTTTTATATACCCAAAAATCTCCAATGGTTAAGTTGATTTTTTTATGATGAGTATTATCGGATAGAAAAGTGTCATAAAAGGTTGATTTTTGCCACTGCGATGCTTTATCATTGTAATGTTTTATGATTATTAATCTTAAATAATGGGGAAAATTCATGGCGGAAAAGAATAAAAACGAGGCAAATCTCGGTTTTGAGAGTCAGATGTGGGCTGCTGCTGACAAGCTTCGTGGTCATATGGATGCTTCGGAGTACAAGCATGTGGTTCTTGGCCTGATTTTTCTCAAATACATTTCCGACGCCTTCCAGACCAAGTACAAGCAGCTTGAAGCAACCAAAGAGACTGAATACACCGATCCGGAAGACAGAGATGAGTATGCAGCTGATAATATTTTCTGGGTTCCCAAAGATGCCCGTTGGGAAAAATTACAGGAGAATGCCAAACAACCGACAATCGGGAAAATTATAGATGAAGCTATGCTTGCCATTGAGAAGGAAAATCCAACGTTAAAAAATGTTTTGCCAAAGGATTATTCCCGCCCTGCACTTGATAAATACCGTTTGGGAGAACTTATAGATATAATCAGTAAAATCGGCCTCGGAGACGATGAGGCAAAATCAAAAGATATTCTCGGAAGAGTGTATGAATATTTTCTTGGTAAGTTTGCCGCATCTGAGGGAAAAGGCGGCGGCGAATTTTATACGCCGCAATGTGTTGTTAAAATACTTGTTAATATGATCGAGCCGTATAAAGGACGTGTTTTTGACCCCTGTTGTGGTTCAGGTGGTATGTTCGTACAGAGTGAAAAATTCGTTGAGGAATACGGCGGACGCCTGGGAGATATTTCCATATATGGTCAGGAATCCAACTTTACTACCTGGAAACTGGCAAAAATGAATCTGGCTATCCGTGGCATTGATGCAAACCTTGGTAATCAACATGCAGACAGCTTTCATAATGATCTGCATAAAGATTTGAGAGCTGATTATATCCTTGCCAATCCGCCTTTTAATATGAGTGACTGGGGCGGTGAACGTCTGCGGGAAGATGTCCGCTGGAAATATGGTATTCCGCCGGTTAACAATGCAAACTATGCATGGATTCAGCATTTTATATATCATCTCTCACCGAAAGGGATTGCCGGTTTTGTTCTGGCAAATGGTTCTATGTCGTCTAATACCAGTGGTGAAGGCGAAATTCGCAAAAACATTATAGAAGATGACATGGTAGATTGTATGATAGCTCTGCCGGGACAATTATTTTATACTACTCAAATTCCTGCCTGTTTATGGTTTCTTACTAAAAATAAAAAGAACGGCAAATTTAAAGACCGCAGGGGTTACACTCTTTTTATCGATACCCGCAATATGGGTAGTCTCATTGATCGTGTTCACAGGGAATTATCCGATGAAGAAATATTGAAAATTGCCGAAACATATCATGCCTGGAGGGGAGAAGAGGGATCAGGCGAATACGAAGATATTCCCGGTTTTTGCAAAAGTGTATCAATGGAAGAAATCAGAAAACATGATTATGTGCTTACTCCCGGACGTTATGTGGGAGCACCAGAGGTTGAAGATGATGGTGAGCCGTTTGACGAAAAGATGAAACGTCTAAGCACTCAACTTTATGAGCAGTTCGCCGAGTCTGAAAAACTTGAAAAAACAATAAGGGAAAACTTGGAGCTGCTGGGTTATGGGGAAAAATAAATCTTTTGATCCTAACAAACCATATAATGAATTATCATTAATGTGCACAAAATCTATAGATTTTAGTGCATGTCTTTGTAATATGCACTGTTTTAGTGCGTGAATAAAAATTATGTTTGAAAGATAACGGGGTTCTTATTAAACGTTTCGGCCTTATCGTTTAATAATGTATATCGTTATTAAACAAAAGTTAAATAAAAAATTAAAGAGAAAGACCGAAATATTGAAAATAATAAATAAGGTAAAACATTTAGCGAAAAATGCTAAAATGTGTTAATGAGTAGATAAGATACCTTATTAAACGTTTTAACTATTTTGTTTAATAAGATTTGGCTTTATTAAACAAAAGCTAAATAAAATGGAGCATTAAATGAAACGTGGCAAAACCGGCTATTATGAAATTACAATTGCTGCAGGTGAAAAAATACATGGTTTTGTTCCGAAACCTTTGCCTCCTGAAGTTCCTGTTGAATTAAATAATGCAAGACAAAAATTGTTAGAGCGGGCAAATTTAGCACTTGGTCGTTTGGACAGTATTAGTTTACTTCTTCCAGATCCTGACATTTTTTTATATACTTATGTACGTCGGGAAGCAGTTCTATCTTCACAAATCGAAGGAACCCAATCTTCGCTTGCTCAATTATTACTTTTTGAATTGGAAGAAGCTCCCGGGGTACCTTTTGATGATGTGATGGAAGTTTCCAATTATGTGTTAGCGTTA
The nucleotide sequence above comes from Flexistipes sp.. Encoded proteins:
- a CDS encoding class I SAM-dependent DNA methyltransferase is translated as MAEKNKNEANLGFESQMWAAADKLRGHMDASEYKHVVLGLIFLKYISDAFQTKYKQLEATKETEYTDPEDRDEYAADNIFWVPKDARWEKLQENAKQPTIGKIIDEAMLAIEKENPTLKNVLPKDYSRPALDKYRLGELIDIISKIGLGDDEAKSKDILGRVYEYFLGKFAASEGKGGGEFYTPQCVVKILVNMIEPYKGRVFDPCCGSGGMFVQSEKFVEEYGGRLGDISIYGQESNFTTWKLAKMNLAIRGIDANLGNQHADSFHNDLHKDLRADYILANPPFNMSDWGGERLREDVRWKYGIPPVNNANYAWIQHFIYHLSPKGIAGFVLANGSMSSNTSGEGEIRKNIIEDDMVDCMIALPGQLFYTTQIPACLWFLTKNKKNGKFKDRRGYTLFIDTRNMGSLIDRVHRELSDEEILKIAETYHAWRGEEGSGEYEDIPGFCKSVSMEEIRKHDYVLTPGRYVGAPEVEDDGEPFDEKMKRLSTQLYEQFAESEKLEKTIRENLELLGYGEK